One Bacteroidota bacterium genomic window carries:
- the gatE gene encoding Glu-tRNA(Gln) amidotransferase subunit GatE, with amino-acid sequence MPEFKFKPFNEMREEDYRTVGFKSGLEVHQQLLTERKLFCRCPAGMYSDQYNAEILRHMRPTLSELGEYDGTALMEFKTRKEIIYRISRETVCTYEMDDTPPFEINDEALDIAFGLGMLYGSSMVDEVHIARKQYLDGSIPTGFQRTAIVCLDGRVPFKDRHIQVIQLSIEEDSCREVSDIGHRRTYLTDRLGMPLVETVTGPDMRTPQEVAEVAEILRRLARSTGKVRSGIGAARQDVNVSVTGGTRIEIKGVPRIPLIPLLTYNEAMRQWNLLRLRDELNRRGITKDTFESVTTDVTRLLKKTRYQPITSAIFAGMKVLCVSLKGFKGLLRWETQTDTYFSREISDRVRVISCLTTLPNIIHSDSPSETIATSEWNTLKKAVNASEDDTIVLVWGDEQDAKSGAAEIAIRAKEATIGIPSETRQALRDGTNGFERILPGADRMYPDTDLPPKKITQERIARIRAGLPEPVWEREARYRSLGVPAEHIEKLAMSPLAGIFEDAVNESNINPRFAARVLLEYPRRLKKEHLPLERLTGENYDSLFRLINEGKIVKDSLYFILRESLASGRDIESVIQPLSNSEEIRAIVLIHAEKMKSMKIRRSEKAKTILMGMIMEELRLKASGSEVEKIMNEIVREV; translated from the coding sequence ATGCCGGAATTTAAATTTAAACCATTTAACGAGATGCGGGAAGAAGACTACCGCACAGTCGGATTCAAGTCGGGACTTGAAGTTCATCAACAGCTTTTAACAGAAAGAAAGCTCTTTTGCAGATGCCCTGCAGGGATGTACAGCGATCAGTATAACGCTGAGATTCTCAGGCACATGCGTCCCACACTCTCCGAACTTGGTGAGTATGACGGGACTGCACTAATGGAGTTCAAGACGAGGAAGGAGATTATCTACCGGATCAGCCGTGAAACAGTCTGCACTTACGAGATGGATGACACCCCTCCTTTCGAGATCAACGATGAAGCTTTGGATATTGCGTTCGGGCTTGGAATGCTCTACGGTTCCTCGATGGTGGATGAGGTACATATCGCCAGAAAGCAGTATCTTGACGGAAGTATTCCCACCGGATTTCAGAGAACTGCAATTGTGTGTCTCGACGGCAGGGTACCCTTTAAAGACAGGCACATTCAGGTAATTCAACTCTCGATTGAGGAAGATTCATGCCGCGAGGTAAGTGACATCGGGCATCGCCGGACTTATCTTACCGACAGGCTCGGTATGCCACTGGTCGAGACGGTTACCGGTCCCGACATGAGAACCCCTCAGGAAGTCGCAGAAGTGGCGGAAATTCTGAGAAGACTTGCAAGGAGCACAGGCAAGGTTCGTTCCGGTATAGGTGCCGCCCGTCAGGATGTAAATGTAAGCGTTACGGGTGGTACAAGAATTGAAATAAAGGGGGTTCCGAGGATTCCTTTGATACCACTTCTTACTTATAACGAGGCAATGAGACAGTGGAACCTGCTCCGTCTAAGGGACGAGCTGAACAGAAGGGGAATCACAAAAGACACTTTCGAAAGTGTGACGACAGATGTTACCCGCCTGCTCAAAAAAACCCGCTATCAACCGATAACAAGTGCAATATTTGCCGGGATGAAAGTTCTGTGTGTTTCACTCAAAGGGTTTAAGGGACTGCTCAGATGGGAGACTCAAACTGATACCTACTTTTCAAGAGAAATTTCCGACAGGGTAAGGGTAATTTCGTGCCTGACTACACTTCCAAACATCATTCATTCCGACAGTCCGAGTGAAACGATTGCAACATCGGAATGGAACACACTTAAAAAAGCAGTGAATGCTTCAGAGGACGACACAATAGTTCTTGTTTGGGGAGATGAACAGGATGCAAAATCGGGAGCTGCAGAAATTGCAATAAGAGCGAAGGAAGCAACAATCGGAATTCCGTCAGAGACCCGGCAGGCGCTCAGAGACGGAACAAACGGCTTCGAAAGAATTCTTCCGGGAGCCGACAGAATGTATCCTGATACCGACCTTCCACCAAAGAAAATTACTCAGGAAAGAATTGCAAGAATCAGGGCAGGACTTCCCGAACCTGTATGGGAAAGGGAAGCGAGATACCGCAGTCTGGGTGTCCCTGCCGAACACATCGAAAAACTTGCGATGTCACCATTAGCCGGGATTTTCGAAGATGCCGTAAACGAATCAAATATCAACCCCCGTTTTGCTGCAAGAGTGCTGCTCGAATACCCAAGAAGACTGAAGAAAGAGCACCTTCCCTTGGAAAGGCTCACCGGTGAGAACTATGATTCCCTTTTCCGGCTGATAAACGAAGGGAAAATAGTGAAAGACAGTCTCTATTTTATTTTGAGAGAATCTCTCGCATCAGGCAGGGATATTGAATCAGTCATCCAGCCTCTTTCAAATTCTGAAGAGATCAGAGCCATTGTCCTTATTCATGCCGAAAAAATGAAATCGATGAAAATCAGAAGGTCCGAAAAAGCAAAAACCATCCTGATGGGGATGATAATGGAGGAACTAAGACTTAAAGCAAGCGGAAGTGAAGTTGAAAAAATAATGAATGAAATTGTGAGGGAGGTGTAG
- the trpA gene encoding tryptophan synthase subunit alpha, producing MSKIRNKIEEVNGRNGKVLSVFLTAGFPVGLDFVELALRVLDAGADMLEIGIPFSDPLADGSVIQQSSQAVLEHGMTLDRVLGFTKEIRARTDKPLILMGYANPVYFYGVNSFLRDAKDAGADGLIIPDVPLDEYDSFFGEREVPLDTILLTTPETASGRIGEIDRRSAGFVYCVSVSGTTGVRNGFSAEELASLKRTRELIHNNKMLTGFGISSPENVKQVIPYCDGVIVGSAIIRSLGLAGPDATLGLVRELKKSCSY from the coding sequence ATGTCGAAGATTAGAAATAAAATTGAAGAAGTAAACGGCAGGAACGGGAAAGTCCTTTCGGTTTTTTTAACGGCGGGCTTTCCTGTCGGGTTGGATTTTGTTGAGCTTGCCTTGAGGGTACTTGATGCCGGTGCCGATATGCTCGAGATCGGGATTCCCTTCAGCGACCCGCTTGCTGACGGATCAGTAATTCAACAGTCGTCACAGGCGGTTTTGGAACATGGGATGACGCTTGACAGAGTTTTGGGATTTACGAAGGAGATCCGTGCGAGAACTGATAAACCCCTGATACTGATGGGCTACGCAAATCCTGTTTATTTTTATGGCGTGAATTCGTTTTTAAGGGATGCGAAAGATGCAGGTGCTGACGGCTTGATTATCCCTGATGTTCCTCTCGATGAATATGATTCATTCTTTGGGGAGAGGGAAGTTCCTCTTGATACTATACTTCTCACAACTCCGGAGACTGCTTCCGGAAGAATCGGGGAAATAGACCGGAGAAGTGCAGGTTTTGTTTACTGTGTCAGTGTGTCGGGAACAACGGGTGTCAGAAACGGATTTTCTGCTGAGGAGCTGGCATCACTAAAACGAACAAGGGAGCTGATCCACAACAATAAAATGCTGACAGGATTCGGCATCTCGTCACCAGAGAATGTGAAACAGGTTATTCCTTATTGTGACGGAGTAATCGTTGGAAGTGCAATTATTCGTTCGTTAGGATTGGCTGGACCGGATGCGACTCTCGGACTGGTCAGGGAATTGAAAAAAAGTTGTTCTTATTGA
- the trpB gene encoding tryptophan synthase subunit beta, with the protein MTNMIYDYPDIKGKFGKYGGKFVPETLTSALLELEDVYNRLKDDTTFIAEFIDLERTYNSRPTPLTYAERLTDHYGKAKIYLKREDLNHTGAHKINNALGQVLLAQKLGKKRIIAETGAGQHGVAVATVCAKFGLKCVVYMGEVDVARQKPNVFRMKLLGAEVVPVTSGSRTLKDATNEAIRDWVTNVKDTHYIIGSVVGPHPYPMIVRDFQSVIGKETKEQIYGIERKLPDYIVACVGGGSNAIGMFHPFINNKGVNLIGVEAAGYGIDTDKHCASLTLGQAGVFQGMLTYLLQDKNGQVAEVHSISAGLDYPGVGPEHSFLKDMERVEYYSVTDNEALSATGLLAKLEGIIPALESAHAIASLDYLMPKTNKGEIVVVNVSGRGDKDLETIMRG; encoded by the coding sequence ATGACAAATATGATTTATGATTATCCCGATATTAAAGGAAAATTTGGCAAGTACGGCGGAAAATTTGTGCCTGAAACTCTTACTTCCGCACTGCTTGAGCTTGAGGATGTTTATAACAGGTTGAAGGACGACACCACTTTTATTGCAGAGTTCATCGATCTTGAAAGGACATACAATTCGAGACCCACTCCACTTACATACGCGGAGAGGCTGACAGATCACTACGGGAAAGCAAAAATTTATCTGAAAAGGGAAGACCTGAACCACACAGGAGCCCACAAAATAAACAACGCACTCGGTCAGGTGTTGCTTGCACAAAAACTCGGGAAAAAGAGGATAATTGCTGAGACTGGTGCGGGTCAGCACGGGGTGGCAGTTGCAACTGTCTGTGCTAAATTCGGGCTTAAATGTGTGGTTTACATGGGTGAAGTTGATGTTGCCCGGCAAAAACCAAATGTTTTCAGAATGAAACTTCTCGGTGCTGAAGTGGTGCCAGTAACATCTGGAAGCCGGACACTTAAGGATGCGACCAACGAAGCAATCCGTGACTGGGTAACCAATGTGAAGGATACTCATTATATAATCGGTTCAGTTGTGGGTCCCCACCCTTATCCGATGATTGTTCGCGATTTTCAATCGGTCATAGGGAAGGAAACGAAAGAACAAATATATGGTATCGAACGAAAACTGCCTGACTACATTGTCGCCTGTGTTGGCGGAGGGAGCAATGCCATCGGTATGTTTCATCCTTTCATCAATAACAAGGGGGTGAACCTGATTGGTGTGGAGGCTGCCGGATACGGAATTGACACAGATAAACATTGTGCATCCCTTACTCTCGGACAGGCAGGTGTGTTTCAGGGGATGCTTACATATTTGTTGCAGGACAAAAACGGACAGGTGGCGGAAGTACACTCCATTTCAGCAGGACTCGACTACCCGGGTGTAGGACCCGAACACAGTTTCCTGAAGGACATGGAACGGGTAGAATACTATTCGGTTACCGATAACGAAGCACTCTCTGCCACCGGGTTGCTGGCAAAGCTCGAAGGAATTATACCCGCTCTGGAATCGGCACATGCAATTGCATCTCTTGATTATTTGATGCCAAAAACAAACAAGGGGGAAATTGTTGTCGTGAATGTCTCGGGCAGAGGGGACAAGGACCTTGAGACGATTATGAGGGGTTGA
- a CDS encoding phosphoribosylanthranilate isomerase, whose product MVQKMIVKVCGITNPEDALLCADAGADILGFIFYEKSKRYISPEKAAEIVKRLPATTRKAGVFVNCNAEIINETASIAGIDTVQLHGDEQPSLLERIKVNKIKAFRVREGFDFDMVRDYEPAIPLFDSFSEREYGGTGRKFNWGIIPREFSGKYFLSGGISIDNIEEAVNELEPFAVDLSSSLELSPGKKDPRQVNDFFELLYRKNLR is encoded by the coding sequence ATGGTGCAGAAGATGATTGTTAAAGTCTGTGGAATAACAAATCCCGAAGATGCCTTGCTTTGTGCAGATGCAGGAGCTGACATTCTGGGGTTTATATTTTACGAAAAAAGTAAAAGATATATTTCTCCGGAGAAGGCAGCAGAAATAGTTAAACGATTGCCTGCAACAACAAGAAAAGCAGGGGTTTTTGTGAACTGCAATGCGGAGATAATCAACGAAACAGCTTCGATTGCCGGGATTGACACAGTACAGCTTCACGGAGACGAGCAACCCTCATTACTGGAGCGAATAAAGGTAAATAAGATAAAAGCATTCCGGGTGAGAGAAGGGTTCGATTTTGACATGGTCCGCGATTATGAACCTGCAATCCCACTTTTTGATTCATTTTCAGAAAGGGAGTACGGCGGTACCGGCAGGAAATTCAACTGGGGAATAATCCCGCGGGAATTTAGCGGGAAGTATTTTCTCTCGGGCGGGATTTCAATTGACAACATCGAAGAAGCTGTGAATGAACTGGAACCGTTTGCAGTTGATCTCTCTTCTTCGCTTGAGCTTTCTCCGGGTAAAAAGGATCCGCGACAAGTAAACGATTTTTTTGAACTGTTATACAGAAAGAATTTACGATAA